The window TGTGGCGCCAGCTCTCCGAGGGCATCCGCTTCGTCTCGGGCGAGTTCGACGACGACACGGCCTTCGAGCAGCTGAAGGAGACGATCGACGAGCTCGATCGCGACCGCGGCACCATGGGCAACTACGCCTTCTACCTGTCGATCCCGCCGAAGGCGTTCCCGCTCGTCACCGAGCAGCTGCGCCGCTCCGGCCTGGCCGACCAGCAGGAGGGTCAGTGGCGCCGCGTCGTCATCGAGAAGCCCTTCGGCAGCGACCTGAAGACGGCCCGGGAGCTGAACGACGTCGTCGAGTCGGTCTTCCCGCCCGACTCGGTGTTCCGCATCGACCACTACCTCGGCAAGGAGACCGTCCAGAACATCCTGGCGCTCCGGTTCGCGAACCAGCTCTACGAGCCCATCTGGAACGCGAACTACGTCGATCACGTGCAGATCACCATGGCCGAGGACATCGGGGTGGGAGGCCGCGCCGGCTACTACGACGGCATCGGGGCGGCGCGCGACGTCATCCAGAACCACCTGCTGCAGCTCCTGGCCCTCACGGCCATGGAGGAGCCCATCTCGTTCGACGCCGCCGACCTGCGCGCCGAGAAGGAAAAGGTGCTCGCCGCCGTCAAGCTCCCCGACGACCTCAGCACGGTCAGCGCGCGCGGTCAGTACGCGGGCGGCTGGCAGGGCGGGGAGAAGGTGCCCGGCTTCCTCGAAGAGGACGGGATGAACCCCGAGTCCACCACCGAGACCTACGCCGCGGTGAAGCTCGACATCGGCACCCGCCGGTGGGCCGGCGTGCCGTTCTACCTCCGTGCGGGCAAGCGCCTCGGCCGCCGCGTCACCGAGATCGCGGTCGTGTTCAAGCGCGCCCCGCAGTACCTCTTCGCCGAGAGCCAGACCTCGGAGCTCGGTCAGAACGCCCTGGTCATCCGGGTGCAGCCCGACGAGGGCGTGACCATCCGCTTCGGCTCGAAGGTGCCGGGTGCCGGCGTGCAGGTGCGCGACGTCACCATGGACTTCGGCTACGGCCACGCCTTCACCGAGGCGAGCCCCGAGGCCTACGAGCGGCTCATCCTCGACGTGCTGCTCGGCGACCCGCCCCTCTTCCCGCGTCAGCGGGAGGTGGAGCTGTCGTGGATGATCCTCGACCCGATCGAGGAGTACTGGAGCACCCAGGGCCAGCCCGAGCAGTACCGCCCCGGAACCTGGGGTCCGAGCTCCGCCGATGAACTGCTGGCCCGCGACGGAAGAACCTGGAGACGCCCGTGATCGTCGACCTGCCCGACACCACCACCAGCAAGATCTCGAAATCGCTGGTGAAGATCCGCGAGGAGGGCGGCGCCGTCGCCCTGGGCCGTGTGCTCACCCTTGTCATCGTGACCTCGCTCGGCGAGGAGGAGGACGCCATCGAGGCGGCCAACGACGCCTCCCGCGAGCACCCGATGCGCGTCATCGTGGTCTCGACCGACACCGCGAACGACGGCATGAACACCGGCCGGGGAGCGCGTCTCGATGCGCAGATCCGGGTCGGCGGCGACGCCGGAGCGAGTGAGGTCGTCGTGCTCCGTGCCTACGGCGCCGCGGCGAGCGACCAGGAGGGCCTGGTCACCGGCCTCCTGCTGTCCGACGCCCCGGTCGTCGTCTGGTGGCCGGGGGCGGCCCCCGACGACGTGTCGAAGAGCGACCTCGGCCGCATCGCGACCCGGCGCATCACCGACTCGTCGAACCAGCCGAACCCCTACGAGGCGCTGCTGCGCCGGGCCGAGAGCTACGCCCCGGGCGACACCGACTTCGCCTGGACGCGGCTCACCCTGTGGCGCGCCCAGCTCGCCGCGGTGCTCGACCAGCCGCCCTACGAGCCGGTCACGGCCATCGAGGTCTCCGGTGCATCCGACTCCCCGTCGACGCTGCTCCTGGCATCCTGGCTGCGGCACCAGCTGCAGGTGCCGGTGAAGTACGGACTGCTCTCGCGCTCCAACGGCTCGAGCGGCATCCACGGCGTGATCCTCACGCGGGAGAGCGGCGACATCGAGCTGGTGCGCGACGTCCCGAACGTGGCGCGTCTGAGCCAGCCGAACCAGCCCA of the Herbiconiux flava genome contains:
- the zwf gene encoding glucose-6-phosphate dehydrogenase, encoding MPPVEITPEYNPLRLPTDRRLNRIAGPSGLVIFGVTGDLSRKKLMPAVYDLASRGLLPPGFSLVGFARRDWEDQDFERVVHDAVKEHSRTPFDEDVWRQLSEGIRFVSGEFDDDTAFEQLKETIDELDRDRGTMGNYAFYLSIPPKAFPLVTEQLRRSGLADQQEGQWRRVVIEKPFGSDLKTARELNDVVESVFPPDSVFRIDHYLGKETVQNILALRFANQLYEPIWNANYVDHVQITMAEDIGVGGRAGYYDGIGAARDVIQNHLLQLLALTAMEEPISFDAADLRAEKEKVLAAVKLPDDLSTVSARGQYAGGWQGGEKVPGFLEEDGMNPESTTETYAAVKLDIGTRRWAGVPFYLRAGKRLGRRVTEIAVVFKRAPQYLFAESQTSELGQNALVIRVQPDEGVTIRFGSKVPGAGVQVRDVTMDFGYGHAFTEASPEAYERLILDVLLGDPPLFPRQREVELSWMILDPIEEYWSTQGQPEQYRPGTWGPSSADELLARDGRTWRRP
- a CDS encoding glucose-6-phosphate dehydrogenase assembly protein OpcA; the protein is MIVDLPDTTTSKISKSLVKIREEGGAVALGRVLTLVIVTSLGEEEDAIEAANDASREHPMRVIVVSTDTANDGMNTGRGARLDAQIRVGGDAGASEVVVLRAYGAAASDQEGLVTGLLLSDAPVVVWWPGAAPDDVSKSDLGRIATRRITDSSNQPNPYEALLRRAESYAPGDTDFAWTRLTLWRAQLAAVLDQPPYEPVTAIEVSGASDSPSTLLLASWLRHQLQVPVKYGLLSRSNGSSGIHGVILTRESGDIELVRDVPNVARLSQPNQPTHDLSLPRRNLRDCLAEELRRLDPDDLYGEVISQGLSELLESKDAGVRDAV